From Acetobacteroides hydrogenigenes, one genomic window encodes:
- a CDS encoding anthranilate synthase component I family protein: protein MNFSEKIFEAKKRLLSWGNQFGIFALIDSNELSQNPIETEFGQYALVLAADVDAEMCESEAPFSELQAFVSNQYAFGFLGYDLKNYVEDLTSTNPDGVGFPDIHFFIPKHIIAVDNAGSFKILKSDKDIATILDEISRCQFEAKPHNPLAVESRISHSEYIDSVKRIKEHIRRGDIYEMNFCQEFFATAADIDPLTTYIELSTVSPTPFACFYKLHDRYLISASPERFLLKQGSRVISQPIKGTIRRGSTPAEDEMLKQELRSNPKEQSENVMIVDLVRNDLSRTAKDGSVNVTELFGIYPFRQVFQMISTVESEVKEGISGVEVIRDAYPMGSMTGAPKVSAMQLIEKYEKTKRGLYSGAVGYFTPSGSFDFNVVIRSILYNQPARYLSFSVGGAITFSSDPEAEYNECLVKAKAIMEVLDKKSGQHND, encoded by the coding sequence ATGAATTTCTCGGAAAAGATTTTTGAAGCAAAAAAGCGGCTACTCTCCTGGGGAAACCAATTCGGCATCTTTGCGCTGATCGATAGCAACGAGCTATCCCAAAATCCCATTGAAACAGAATTCGGCCAATACGCGCTAGTTCTTGCAGCCGATGTGGATGCTGAAATGTGCGAATCGGAAGCCCCATTCAGCGAGCTGCAAGCCTTCGTATCCAATCAGTACGCCTTCGGATTTCTGGGCTACGACCTTAAGAACTACGTAGAGGATCTCACCTCCACAAACCCTGATGGTGTTGGCTTCCCCGACATCCACTTCTTCATCCCAAAGCATATCATTGCTGTAGATAACGCTGGGAGTTTTAAGATTCTAAAATCGGACAAAGACATCGCCACTATTCTTGATGAAATAAGCCGATGCCAGTTCGAGGCTAAGCCCCATAATCCGCTAGCGGTAGAGAGCCGGATTAGCCACAGCGAGTATATCGACTCCGTAAAACGGATTAAGGAGCACATCCGCCGAGGCGATATCTACGAGATGAACTTCTGCCAGGAGTTCTTCGCAACAGCTGCCGACATCGACCCGCTGACCACCTACATCGAGCTATCAACCGTATCGCCAACCCCATTCGCCTGCTTCTACAAGCTGCACGACAGGTACCTCATATCCGCATCGCCCGAGCGGTTCCTGCTTAAGCAGGGCAGCCGGGTTATCTCGCAGCCCATAAAGGGAACCATCCGCAGGGGAAGCACCCCCGCCGAAGATGAAATGCTAAAGCAGGAGCTTAGGAGCAACCCCAAGGAGCAATCGGAAAATGTGATGATCGTCGATTTGGTTCGGAACGACCTCTCGCGAACGGCCAAAGATGGGTCGGTAAACGTCACCGAGCTGTTCGGCATATACCCCTTCCGCCAGGTGTTCCAGATGATCTCGACGGTAGAGTCGGAGGTTAAGGAGGGCATCAGCGGCGTGGAGGTTATCCGGGACGCCTACCCCATGGGATCGATGACGGGTGCGCCCAAGGTTAGCGCCATGCAGCTAATCGAAAAGTACGAGAAGACCAAGCGAGGGCTCTACTCCGGAGCCGTTGGCTACTTTACCCCATCGGGCAGCTTCGACTTCAACGTGGTTATCCGCAGCATACTCTACAACCAGCCAGCACGCTACCTCTCATTCTCGGTTGGCGGCGCCATCACCTTTAGCTCCGATCCCGAAGCGGAGTACAACGAGTGCCTCGTAAAGGCCAAAGCCATCATGGAGGTATTGGACAAAAAAAGCGGGCAACATAACGATTAA
- the tilS gene encoding tRNA lysidine(34) synthetase TilS: MPLASRFHSFVAHNELFDKDDRILVAISGGIDSTTLLHLLVSEGYTVAIAHCNFGLRGEESDGDERHVRSLQQRFAIEGYYIRFDTEREAEQAGESIQMAARRLRYEWFKQLCNTENYQYIAIAHNADDVAETFFLNLTRGTGIKGLTGIKPKTGRVVRPLLFAPRCEIEEYARLHQIEFREDSSNAKDKYARNRIRLNVIPELKIINPSFNQTMLDNIARLQLVEDLVTQEVNNFKRDAVAATADELRISIRKLRLNRNASLLLYEFLCEYGFNSTQTEGIIHSVESGESGRQFLSPSHLLVRDRDHLILTPIKKDKADDSYHIEADCGSITSPIKLKFDILDTSKSFQIDKRPTTACLDLGKLRFPLTLRRRESGDEFVPLGMKGTKKLSDFFIDQKLSIIDKENQWLLCSGNDIVWIVGRRIDDRYKLTPQTESAYIVSLMV; the protein is encoded by the coding sequence ATGCCACTTGCATCACGATTCCACAGCTTCGTAGCGCACAACGAGCTGTTCGACAAAGACGATCGAATCCTAGTTGCCATCAGCGGAGGGATTGACTCCACCACCCTGCTCCACCTCCTAGTGAGCGAGGGGTACACCGTTGCCATAGCCCACTGCAACTTCGGACTACGTGGAGAGGAGTCGGATGGCGACGAGCGCCACGTGCGCAGCCTGCAGCAGCGCTTCGCAATTGAGGGCTACTACATCCGCTTCGACACCGAGCGCGAAGCCGAGCAAGCAGGGGAATCCATCCAGATGGCAGCCCGCAGGCTCCGCTACGAGTGGTTCAAGCAGCTGTGCAACACCGAAAACTACCAGTACATCGCCATTGCCCATAACGCCGACGACGTTGCCGAAACCTTCTTCCTCAACCTAACCCGTGGCACCGGAATCAAGGGGCTCACGGGCATCAAGCCCAAGACTGGCCGGGTGGTTCGCCCCCTACTCTTCGCCCCCCGCTGCGAAATTGAGGAGTACGCTAGGCTTCATCAAATTGAGTTTCGCGAGGATTCATCGAACGCTAAGGACAAGTATGCTCGAAACCGCATCCGCCTAAACGTCATTCCCGAGCTAAAGATCATCAACCCCTCCTTCAACCAAACCATGCTCGACAACATCGCCAGGCTTCAGCTGGTCGAGGATTTGGTAACGCAGGAGGTCAACAACTTTAAGCGCGATGCCGTAGCCGCCACCGCCGACGAGCTCCGCATCAGCATCCGCAAGCTGAGGCTCAACCGAAACGCCTCGCTGCTCCTCTACGAGTTCCTGTGCGAGTACGGCTTCAACAGCACCCAAACCGAAGGCATCATCCATTCCGTCGAAAGCGGCGAATCGGGGCGCCAATTCCTTAGCCCCAGCCACCTGCTCGTGCGCGACCGCGACCACCTTATCCTTACCCCCATCAAGAAGGATAAGGCCGACGATAGCTATCATATAGAGGCCGATTGCGGCTCCATCACCAGCCCAATTAAGCTGAAGTTTGATATTCTAGATACATCCAAGTCTTTTCAGATTGACAAACGCCCCACCACCGCCTGCCTCGACTTGGGCAAGCTCCGCTTCCCCCTCACCCTGCGCCGGCGGGAAAGCGGCGACGAGTTTGTCCCCCTTGGGATGAAGGGCACAAAGAAGCTGAGCGACTTCTTCATCGACCAAAAGCTCTCCATCATCGATAAGGAAAACCAGTGGCTGCTCTGCTCGGGCAACGACATCGTGTGGATTGTTGGCCGCCGCATCGACGACCGCTACAAGCTCACCCCCCAAACCGAATCGGCCTACATCGTAAGCCTAATGGTGTAG
- a CDS encoding C1 family peptidase: MRKSLLAGAAVLLGITAVAQPNKGISKDMLDQIKKSYNANDPSTRAITNALTHVDAKKLAENNAFEGKIDHLFKYKVDVSGITDQKSSGRCWMFTSLNMFRPKAIKQLNVSEFEFSQSYLYFYDLLEKSNLFLENVIATATSPMDDRRVEWYFKSPVDDGGTWAGFINLVDKYGLVPKSAMPETNSSSSTSAMGSILKSKLREDGLILRDMVAKKAKPSAIEAQKATMLGEVYRILALNLGEPPTTFDWRYKKKDGAISDLQAYTPISFYHAVLPDVKVGDYVMMMNDPTRPYYKLYEIENYRNAQDGINWCYINLPVEDLKQIALESIKSNEAVYGGVDVGKFLNSTDGISALENYDYEALYGIKFGMDKKQRIMTGESGSSHGMAIVAVDVDKNEKPTKWQFENSWGASSGHNGYLTFTDSWFSEYMFRMVVLKKFIKPEILKILDQKPVVLPPWDPMF, translated from the coding sequence ATGAGAAAATCTTTACTAGCTGGAGCAGCAGTGCTGCTAGGCATAACAGCGGTTGCCCAACCCAACAAGGGCATATCCAAGGATATGCTCGATCAGATTAAGAAGTCGTACAACGCCAACGACCCCAGCACCCGCGCCATCACCAACGCCCTCACCCACGTCGACGCCAAGAAGCTGGCCGAGAACAACGCCTTCGAGGGCAAAATCGACCACCTCTTCAAGTACAAGGTCGATGTTTCGGGCATCACCGACCAAAAGAGCTCGGGCCGATGCTGGATGTTTACCAGCCTAAACATGTTCCGCCCAAAGGCCATCAAGCAGCTTAACGTGTCGGAGTTCGAGTTCTCGCAGAGCTACCTCTACTTCTACGACCTGCTCGAGAAGTCGAACCTCTTCCTCGAAAACGTCATTGCAACCGCCACCAGCCCCATGGACGACCGCAGGGTAGAGTGGTACTTCAAGTCACCCGTTGACGATGGAGGAACTTGGGCAGGCTTCATCAACCTAGTTGATAAGTACGGCCTAGTACCCAAAAGCGCAATGCCCGAAACCAACTCGAGCAGCAGCACCTCTGCAATGGGAAGCATCCTAAAGAGTAAGCTACGAGAGGATGGACTTATCCTCCGCGATATGGTAGCAAAAAAGGCTAAGCCAAGCGCCATCGAAGCGCAAAAAGCCACCATGCTTGGCGAGGTGTACCGCATTCTAGCCCTCAACCTCGGCGAGCCACCAACCACCTTCGACTGGAGGTATAAGAAGAAAGATGGAGCCATTAGCGACCTCCAAGCCTACACCCCCATCAGCTTCTACCACGCCGTCCTCCCCGACGTAAAGGTTGGCGACTACGTAATGATGATGAACGACCCTACCCGCCCCTACTACAAGCTCTACGAGATAGAAAACTACAGAAATGCACAAGATGGCATCAACTGGTGCTACATCAACCTACCTGTTGAAGACCTAAAGCAGATAGCCCTCGAATCCATTAAAAGCAACGAAGCCGTTTACGGAGGCGTAGATGTAGGCAAGTTCCTCAACAGTACTGACGGCATTAGCGCCCTCGAGAACTACGACTACGAGGCCCTTTACGGCATAAAATTCGGCATGGATAAGAAGCAACGAATAATGACCGGCGAAAGCGGATCATCTCACGGAATGGCCATCGTTGCCGTTGATGTGGACAAGAACGAGAAGCCAACCAAATGGCAGTTCGAAAACAGCTGGGGAGCATCTAGTGGTCACAACGGCTACCTCACCTTTACTGACAGCTGGTTCAGCGAGTACATGTTTAGAATGGTAGTTCTAAAGAAGTTTATCAAGCCTGAAATCCTAAAGATTCTCGATCAAAAGCCTGTGGTTCTGCCACCTTGGGATCCGATGTTCTAG
- a CDS encoding OsmC family protein, producing METAKTIYLGNLRTEATHVRSGQKIVTDAPVDNQGKGEFFSPTDLLATALASCMLTIMGIAARTHGFDIDGTEVKITKVMGVNPRRVVEVIVELNFPRNYSVKEKRIIELSAKECPVANSLHPDLKQTVVFNYKGE from the coding sequence ATGGAAACTGCAAAAACAATCTATTTGGGAAATTTGCGTACAGAGGCAACCCATGTTCGTTCTGGACAAAAAATTGTTACAGATGCGCCTGTTGATAACCAGGGTAAGGGTGAGTTTTTTTCCCCTACCGATTTGTTGGCAACAGCACTAGCAAGTTGCATGCTTACAATTATGGGAATCGCTGCTCGTACGCACGGTTTTGATATTGATGGAACGGAAGTTAAAATCACGAAGGTAATGGGGGTTAATCCTCGTCGGGTTGTAGAAGTTATTGTAGAGTTGAATTTTCCTAGAAACTATTCGGTCAAAGAAAAGAGGATTATAGAACTTTCAGCAAAGGAATGTCCTGTTGCCAATAGCCTTCATCCAGATTTAAAGCAAACCGTCGTATTTAACTATAAGGGAGAATAG
- a CDS encoding FecR family protein, producing MNHERSNIEDRHRLDKQTEMLLKQLDVPKKRSKNEVWKALNSSIASQSQTKRRWLTQRTTWAIAASFAVLLTIGSLVLTHTTHVISKKGEHVAVVLPDGSNVLLNSESQLSYQKYMWWRKREVTLRGEGFFKVMKGRRFEVRTGKYVTAVLGTSFNVFARNNEVRVCCFTGKVGVREVTSGNHMVLTPGRGVTSRGNSLGNVETISEKQKGWTKGEFYFSDAPLKDVFAEIERQFNVTLSCTGCENRRYSGYFSGKSLNQALELVCVPMQLEFRMVSDVEVVLTPIN from the coding sequence ATGAACCACGAGAGATCAAATATTGAAGACCGGCATCGCTTAGATAAGCAAACTGAAATGTTGCTAAAGCAGCTTGATGTTCCAAAAAAGCGTTCGAAGAATGAAGTATGGAAGGCTTTAAATAGTTCTATTGCTTCTCAATCTCAAACTAAGAGACGCTGGCTTACGCAAAGAACAACATGGGCTATTGCTGCGAGTTTTGCCGTTCTCCTTACTATAGGATCTCTAGTTCTGACTCATACCACACATGTTATCAGTAAAAAGGGTGAGCATGTAGCGGTAGTTCTGCCAGATGGTTCAAATGTCCTTCTTAATTCAGAATCGCAGCTGAGCTACCAAAAGTATATGTGGTGGCGAAAGCGCGAGGTAACCTTAAGGGGCGAAGGTTTCTTTAAGGTTATGAAAGGACGTCGTTTTGAAGTTCGAACAGGCAAATATGTAACAGCTGTACTCGGAACATCGTTCAATGTTTTTGCTCGTAATAACGAGGTTCGCGTATGCTGCTTCACCGGTAAAGTAGGCGTTCGCGAAGTTACAAGTGGCAATCACATGGTGTTAACGCCAGGCCGAGGGGTTACCTCTAGAGGAAACTCGCTAGGAAACGTTGAAACAATTTCTGAAAAGCAGAAGGGCTGGACAAAAGGGGAATTCTACTTTAGCGATGCTCCGTTAAAAGATGTGTTTGCCGAAATAGAACGTCAGTTTAATGTTACGCTAAGCTGTACGGGTTGCGAGAATCGACGTTATAGCGGATATTTTAGTGGTAAAAGCTTAAATCAAGCGCTAGAGTTGGTTTGTGTTCCAATGCAGCTCGAGTTTAGAATGGTCTCTGATGTTGAGGTTGTTCTTACTCCAATCAACTAA
- a CDS encoding TonB-dependent receptor, whose product MAFAQKLSYSFKKKTLSEVLEKVGADNHVKIAFDAQLADNQLVSGYFKGISVDELIHAILSTGRFEMERIGPVCVVKPRKADDAAVASTLLTVKPTVELPRYKIWGTIVDQETGEKLPYAYIYTQDKKYSVTANAEGYFNLILPTAKPVTLCISYLGFEKKCVEVFPEIRSGMLSINLDRSNTVLNSVVVTQRQNYLVQIPSVAGKSTLNPRAASDVPSLNQLDFTSSLQMLPGIDATAESASNLSIRKSPASQTQILFDGFTLYHINHFLGQLSAFNTKAIKDIQIFKGGFDARYGGAASSIIEITGKSGNRYRSNFSIGADFLSADAFADIPIGKKFGLVIAARRSYTDVCQTSLYKDLFNKLREDIAETSTVDISSYNEKYTPEYYFYDLHSKLTYTPDSTQNLSLSVYGGKDNMDLLSRSKFLYLSEKSDINNYGIGFKWSKQVRDRYFFRASFGYSSYLLNFTHLNISRNVNLVEVARRYSALHNPLKDATAKVEYEYRFLPSAGIIAGTVLSNQTSTYSFKSYRSNQDNVLADVAKRVGSDGTSAAGYILLNTGKGWLKNFTPGLRLTYFSPTQKIYLEPRVQASVEVFKKLTLKAAGGRYLQFINSIPVPFIGDYASYWSVVNGDSLPVVKSNHFIAGFTYDATSRLQFDVETYLKKAQGLVSQKMVPVVRNGKYRLRQVTFYSSNDIIGVDLLAKYLYPKGQVALAYSLSKSTIFSKDLKSDNEYPADDDQRHEFKAFISNKLWRFNFSAAWIFGSGKPWDEIVLYSNLKPKLDYQRNERRINVYHRLDFSTSYEQKIGSTLLSVTASIFNLYDRDNETMRSYSFSSSALKDVSNGKSPLIYNDILGFRFTPSLYLNLTF is encoded by the coding sequence ATGGCGTTTGCCCAAAAATTATCCTACTCGTTTAAGAAAAAGACTCTTTCGGAGGTACTAGAGAAGGTGGGGGCCGATAATCATGTTAAGATTGCATTTGATGCACAACTTGCCGACAACCAATTGGTAAGCGGATACTTTAAAGGAATCTCTGTTGATGAATTGATTCACGCAATACTATCAACGGGTCGGTTTGAAATGGAAAGAATAGGCCCAGTATGTGTAGTAAAACCTAGGAAAGCAGACGATGCTGCCGTTGCATCAACTTTATTGACCGTAAAACCTACGGTGGAATTACCTCGTTATAAGATATGGGGTACTATTGTCGATCAAGAAACAGGGGAGAAGCTCCCTTATGCCTATATTTACACCCAAGATAAGAAGTACTCAGTAACAGCAAATGCTGAAGGCTACTTTAATCTTATTCTCCCTACGGCAAAGCCTGTAACGCTCTGTATCTCGTACTTAGGCTTTGAAAAGAAGTGCGTAGAAGTATTTCCCGAGATAAGATCTGGAATGTTGTCTATTAACCTTGATCGTTCTAATACTGTTTTAAATAGCGTAGTCGTCACTCAAAGGCAGAACTATTTAGTTCAAATACCAAGTGTAGCCGGGAAGAGTACCCTAAACCCAAGGGCTGCATCGGATGTTCCTTCGCTTAATCAGCTCGATTTTACCTCATCGTTACAAATGCTTCCTGGTATTGATGCTACTGCCGAGTCGGCATCTAATCTGAGCATTCGTAAATCGCCAGCATCGCAAACACAAATTTTGTTTGATGGATTTACGCTATATCATATAAACCACTTTCTGGGGCAGTTGAGCGCTTTTAATACTAAGGCAATAAAAGATATTCAAATATTCAAAGGCGGATTTGATGCTAGGTATGGAGGAGCCGCATCGTCAATAATTGAGATTACGGGGAAATCTGGTAATAGGTATAGATCAAACTTTAGTATTGGAGCAGATTTTCTTTCTGCAGATGCTTTTGCTGATATTCCTATAGGAAAGAAGTTTGGTTTAGTTATTGCAGCACGTCGTTCCTATACGGATGTGTGCCAGACATCTCTATACAAAGACCTTTTTAATAAGCTAAGAGAAGATATTGCAGAAACTTCGACAGTTGATATTTCTAGTTATAATGAAAAGTATACGCCCGAATACTATTTCTACGATTTGCATAGCAAGTTAACTTATACACCAGATTCCACTCAGAATTTGTCGTTATCGGTATACGGGGGAAAGGATAATATGGATTTGTTATCTCGCAGTAAGTTCTTGTATCTTTCTGAAAAGTCTGATATAAATAATTACGGAATTGGCTTTAAGTGGAGCAAGCAGGTACGAGATAGGTACTTTTTTAGGGCATCTTTCGGGTATTCTTCTTACCTGCTAAATTTTACTCATCTAAACATTTCTCGAAATGTAAACTTAGTGGAGGTTGCGCGCAGATATAGTGCACTGCATAACCCTTTAAAAGATGCTACTGCAAAGGTTGAATACGAGTATAGGTTTTTGCCTTCTGCAGGTATTATTGCAGGAACTGTTTTAAGCAATCAGACCAGTACCTATTCATTTAAGAGTTATAGGAGCAATCAAGATAATGTGCTTGCAGATGTTGCTAAGCGAGTAGGCTCTGATGGAACTTCTGCAGCAGGCTATATTCTTTTAAATACGGGGAAAGGTTGGCTGAAGAATTTTACCCCTGGACTACGATTGACTTACTTTTCTCCAACCCAAAAGATATACCTAGAACCTAGAGTCCAAGCAAGCGTTGAGGTATTTAAAAAGTTAACCTTAAAAGCAGCGGGAGGTCGTTATCTTCAATTTATTAACAGTATTCCAGTTCCATTTATAGGTGATTATGCCAGCTATTGGTCGGTTGTGAATGGCGATAGTTTGCCCGTTGTTAAGTCAAACCATTTTATTGCTGGATTTACATATGATGCAACCAGCAGACTTCAATTTGATGTTGAAACTTATCTGAAAAAAGCCCAAGGCCTTGTATCTCAGAAAATGGTTCCTGTGGTGCGAAATGGTAAATATAGGCTTAGACAGGTTACTTTCTATAGTTCTAATGACATCATTGGGGTTGATTTGCTTGCAAAGTATCTGTATCCAAAGGGACAGGTTGCGTTAGCTTATAGCTTGTCGAAATCAACTATATTCTCAAAGGATCTGAAATCTGACAACGAGTATCCTGCAGATGATGATCAACGACACGAGTTTAAGGCCTTTATTTCTAATAAACTGTGGAGGTTTAATTTTTCTGCGGCTTGGATATTTGGTTCTGGAAAGCCTTGGGATGAAATAGTTTTATACAGTAACTTGAAGCCGAAGCTAGACTATCAACGGAATGAAAGGCGCATCAATGTATATCACAGGCTTGATTTCTCGACATCCTATGAGCAAAAAATTGGATCTACATTGCTTTCTGTTACTGCTAGCATTTTCAACTTGTACGATAGAGATAATGAGACAATGAGATCGTATAGCTTTAGTTCATCGGCATTGAAAGATGTTTCTAATGGGAAATCACCATTAATTTACAATGATATATTGGGATTTAGATTTACGCCTTCGCTATATCTGAACCTAACATTTTAA
- a CDS encoding RNA polymerase sigma factor, producing MVLKQEDKASWFKSVFDAHYDSIRRFLYFRCGDVDLSEDIAQEVFIKLWDVRDTIREESVLSLLYTIAANLLKNYHKHQKVVLNFQKNTTLIDVNLEEADHPMREQEMKERLERVLSDMPEKCRVPFLMSRIEELTYSEIAQRLDLSVKAIEKRMKEALDFIRNNLEYKI from the coding sequence ATGGTGCTAAAGCAGGAAGACAAAGCAAGTTGGTTTAAGTCTGTATTTGATGCTCACTATGATAGTATCCGAAGGTTTCTATATTTCCGATGTGGAGATGTAGATCTGTCGGAAGATATAGCACAAGAAGTCTTTATTAAGCTTTGGGATGTTCGCGATACCATTAGAGAAGAATCCGTCCTTTCCTTGCTCTACACCATTGCAGCCAATCTTCTTAAGAATTACCACAAGCATCAAAAAGTGGTGCTGAATTTCCAAAAGAATACAACCTTAATAGATGTGAATTTAGAGGAGGCTGATCATCCTATGCGAGAGCAAGAGATGAAGGAGCGTCTCGAGCGGGTTTTGTCTGATATGCCAGAGAAATGCAGAGTGCCTTTTCTAATGAGCAGAATTGAGGAATTGACCTACTCCGAAATTGCACAGAGACTAGATCTGAGCGTTAAAGCAATTGAAAAGCGGATGAAGGAGGCGTTGGACTTTATTCGTAATAACTTGGAATATAAAATTTAA
- the gdhA gene encoding NADP-specific glutamate dehydrogenase — protein MDVKKIMADLEQKHPGEKEYLQAVHEVLESIEEVYNQHPEFEKAKIVERIVEPDRIFTFRVTWVDDAGNVQTNLGYRVQFNAAIGPYKGGLRFHKAVTPSMLKFLGFEQTFKNALTTLPMGGGKGGSDFDPVGKSDAEIMRFCQAFMLELWQIIGKDTDVPAGDVGVGGREIGYMFGMYTKLAREYNVGVLTGKGINWGGSLIRPEATGYGALYFVEHMLHKAGKDIKGKTVAISGFGNVAWGAAQKATELGAKVVAVSGPDGVCHIPAGMTNDMIDYMLELRASNNNVVAPMAQKFSGVTFTAGKKAWSIKCDIALPSAFQNECDGNDAKELLANGTWCVAEVSNMGCTPEAIKAFQDAKIMFAPGKAVNAGGVATSGLEMTQNAMHISWTEAEVDAKLHQIMESIHEACVKYGTKKDGSVNYVDGANIAGFMKVANAMLEQGLI, from the coding sequence ATGGACGTAAAAAAAATTATGGCCGATCTTGAACAGAAGCATCCTGGTGAAAAGGAGTATCTTCAAGCTGTTCATGAAGTGTTAGAATCCATAGAGGAAGTTTACAACCAACATCCTGAATTTGAGAAGGCTAAAATCGTTGAAAGAATAGTTGAGCCTGATAGAATCTTTACCTTCCGTGTAACGTGGGTTGATGATGCAGGTAATGTTCAAACTAACTTGGGTTACCGTGTTCAGTTCAACGCTGCTATCGGACCATACAAAGGAGGTCTTCGTTTCCATAAGGCAGTTACCCCTTCAATGCTTAAATTCTTAGGCTTTGAGCAAACTTTCAAAAATGCTCTAACTACGCTTCCTATGGGAGGTGGTAAGGGTGGTTCTGATTTTGATCCAGTTGGAAAATCAGACGCTGAAATTATGCGTTTCTGCCAAGCTTTCATGCTTGAACTGTGGCAAATTATTGGTAAGGATACCGACGTTCCTGCAGGTGACGTAGGTGTTGGTGGACGAGAAATAGGTTATATGTTTGGCATGTACACCAAACTTGCTCGCGAGTATAATGTTGGCGTTTTAACTGGTAAGGGTATCAACTGGGGAGGTTCATTAATCCGTCCAGAGGCTACTGGTTATGGTGCATTATATTTCGTAGAGCACATGCTACACAAAGCAGGTAAGGATATTAAGGGTAAAACCGTAGCTATCTCTGGTTTTGGTAACGTAGCTTGGGGGGCTGCTCAAAAGGCAACCGAACTAGGTGCTAAGGTTGTTGCTGTTTCTGGTCCTGATGGTGTTTGCCATATTCCAGCAGGGATGACCAACGATATGATTGATTACATGCTCGAACTACGTGCTTCAAATAACAATGTTGTTGCTCCTATGGCTCAGAAGTTTAGCGGAGTTACCTTTACTGCTGGTAAAAAAGCATGGAGCATTAAGTGCGATATCGCTCTTCCAAGTGCTTTCCAAAACGAATGCGATGGAAACGATGCTAAGGAACTTCTAGCTAATGGTACTTGGTGTGTCGCTGAAGTTTCTAACATGGGTTGTACTCCAGAAGCTATCAAGGCTTTCCAAGATGCTAAGATTATGTTTGCCCCAGGTAAGGCTGTTAACGCCGGAGGTGTTGCAACATCTGGTCTCGAAATGACTCAAAATGCAATGCATATCAGCTGGACTGAAGCTGAAGTTGATGCGAAACTACATCAAATCATGGAAAGCATCCACGAAGCTTGCGTTAAGTATGGAACAAAGAAAGATGGTAGCGTTAACTACGTTGATGGTGCTAATATCGCAGGTTTCATGAAGGTTGCTAATGCTATGTTAGAGCAAGGCTTAATCTAG